The Bos indicus x Bos taurus breed Angus x Brahman F1 hybrid chromosome 25, Bos_hybrid_MaternalHap_v2.0, whole genome shotgun sequence genome has a window encoding:
- the RBAK gene encoding RB-associated KRAB zinc finger protein isoform X1 encodes MNESQGSVSFRDVAVDFTQEEWQQLDPEEKMTYRDVMLENYSHLVSVGYDSTKPNVIIKLEQGEEPWVVDSKFLQQQHSEKVWKVGDLIERIQENGDECSRQAVSINSRTLTEEREDAFDKTYNVETSLAPLNLTSYNCISCGKTLESTSELIISDGSYARKKPDECNECGKMYGEKLYEFHQNGEACSQNEESIQKISILEKPFEYNGCTEALDNEAVFITHKSTYMGEKCYEWNDSRPDFIQMSNFNIYQRSQMDLKPFECRECGKSFCKKSKFIIHQRAHTGEKPYACNVCGKSFSQKGTLTVHRRSHLEEKPYKCNECGKTFCQKLHLTQHLRTHSGEKPYECNECGKTFCQKTHLTLHQRNHSGERPYPCSECGKSFSRKSALSDHQRTHTGEKLYKCNECGKSYYRKSTLITHQRTHTGEKPYQCSECGKFFSRVSYLTIHYRSHLEEKPYECNECGKTFNLNSAFIRHRKVHTDEKPHECSECGKLSHLTSLHTTHLGEKPYECSECGKTFLENSAFNGHQPLPTGEKSYECNICGKVFSELSYYTIHYRSHSEEKPYGCNECGKTFSHNSSLFRHQRVHTGEKPYECYECGKFFSQKSYLTIHHRIHSGEKPYECSKCGKVFSRMSNLTVHYRSHSGEKPYECNECGKVFSQKSYLTVHYRTHSGEKPYECNECGKKFHHRSAFNSHQRIHRRGNLNVLDMGSLL; translated from the exons ATGAATGAATCCCAG GGGTCAGTATCGTTCAGGGATGTGGCTGTGGACTTCACCCAGGAGGAGTGGCAGCAGCTAGACCCTGAGGAGAAGATGACCTACAGGGACGTGATGCTGGAGAACTACAGCCACCTTGTCTCCGTGG GGTATGACAGCACCAAACCCAATGTGATCATCAAGTTGGAGCAAGGAGAAGAGCCATGGGTAGTAGACAGCAAGTTCCtacagcagcagcattcag aaaaagtcTGGAAAGTTGGTGACTTGATAGAGAGAATCCAAGAAAATGGAGATGAATGTTCAAGGCAAGCTGTTTCTATCAACAGCAGAACCCTGACTGAGGAGAGAGAGGATGCGTTTGATAAAACATATAATGTGGAAACAAGTCTTGCTCCGTTAAATCTAACGTCTTATAATTGTATCTCATGTGGGAAGACTTTGGAATCTACTTCAGAATTAATTATTAGTGATGGAAGCTATGCAAGAAAGAAACCTGATGAGTGTAATGAATGTGGAAAAATGTATGGAGAGAAACTCTATGAATTTCATCAAAATGGGGAAGCCTGTTCTCAAAATGAAGAAAGTATTCAGAAAATTAGTATTTTGGAGAAACCCTTTGAATATAATGGATGCACAGAAGCCTTAGACAATGAAGCCGTTTTTATTACACATAAGAGCACTTATATGGGGGAGAAGTGCTATGAGTGGAATGATTCTAGACCAGACTTCATCCAGATgtcaaattttaatatataccAGAGATCACAGATGGACTTGAAGCCCTTTGAATGCCGCGAGTGTGGAAAATCCTTCtgcaaaaagtcaaaattcaTTATACATCAGAGGgctcacacaggagagaaaccttacGCATGTAATGTATGTGGGAAATCCTTCAGCCAAAAAGGAACCCTCACCGTGCATCGGAGATCACATTTAGAGGAGAAACCGTATAAGTGCAATGAGTGCGGAAAAACCTTCTGTCAAAAGTTGCACCTCACACAACACCTGAGGACTCATTCAGGAGAGAAGCCCTATGAATGTAATGAGTGTGGGAAAACCTTCTGCCAAAAGACACATCTCACCCTACACCAGAGAAACCATTCAGGAGAAAGACCCTATCCATGTAGCGAATGCGGGAAATCCTTCTCCCGCAAGTCAGCTCTTAGTGACCACCAGAGAACCCACACAGGAGAGAAGCTTTACAAATGCAATGAATGTGGGAAATCCTACTACCGGAAATCCACCCTCATCACACACCAGAGaacacacacaggagagaagccctACCAGTGCAGTGAGTGTGGGAAGTTTTTCTCTCGGGTGTCATACCTCACTATCCATTACAGGAGTCACTTAGAAGAGAAGCCCTATGAATGTAATGAGTGCGGAAAAACCTTCAACCTCAACTCAGCCTTTATCAGACATCGGAAAGTACACACAGATGAGAAGCCCCACGAATGCAGTGAGTGTGGGAAGCTCTCACACCTCACCAGCCTTCACACAACTCATCTAGGAGAGAAGCCCTATGAATGTAGTGAGTGTGGGAAAACCTTCCTTGAAAACTCAGCTTTCAATGGGCACCAGCCGCTTCCCACAGGGGAGAAGTCGTATGAATGTAACATATGCGGGAAGGTGTTCTCTGAGCTGTCGTACTACACCATACATTATAGGAGTCATTCGGAAGAGAAACCCTATGGGTGTAACGAGTGTGGGAAAACCTTCTCCCATAACTCATCCCTCTTCCGACACCAGAGAGtccacacaggagagaagccTTACGAGTGTTACGAGTGTGGGAAGTTCTTCTCTCAGAAGTCTTATCTAACGATACATCACAGGATCCACTCgggagagaaaccctatgaatgtagcAAGTGCGGGAAAGTCTTCTCTCGGATGTCAAACCTCACTGTGCACTACAGAAGCCATTCGGGAGAGAAGCCCTAcgaatgtaatgaatgtgggaaagTCTTCTCTCAGAAGTCATACCTCACTGTGCATTACAGGACTCATTCAGGAGAGAAGCCGTATGAATGTAATGAGTGTGGGAAAAAATTCCACCACAGGTCAGCCTTCAACAGCCATCAGAGAATTCACAGGAGAGGGAACTTGAATGTACTTGACATGGGAAGTCTCCTCTGA
- the RBAK gene encoding RB-associated KRAB zinc finger protein isoform X2, translated as MLDFEEIRYDSTKPNVIIKLEQGEEPWVVDSKFLQQQHSEKVWKVGDLIERIQENGDECSRQAVSINSRTLTEEREDAFDKTYNVETSLAPLNLTSYNCISCGKTLESTSELIISDGSYARKKPDECNECGKMYGEKLYEFHQNGEACSQNEESIQKISILEKPFEYNGCTEALDNEAVFITHKSTYMGEKCYEWNDSRPDFIQMSNFNIYQRSQMDLKPFECRECGKSFCKKSKFIIHQRAHTGEKPYACNVCGKSFSQKGTLTVHRRSHLEEKPYKCNECGKTFCQKLHLTQHLRTHSGEKPYECNECGKTFCQKTHLTLHQRNHSGERPYPCSECGKSFSRKSALSDHQRTHTGEKLYKCNECGKSYYRKSTLITHQRTHTGEKPYQCSECGKFFSRVSYLTIHYRSHLEEKPYECNECGKTFNLNSAFIRHRKVHTDEKPHECSECGKLSHLTSLHTTHLGEKPYECSECGKTFLENSAFNGHQPLPTGEKSYECNICGKVFSELSYYTIHYRSHSEEKPYGCNECGKTFSHNSSLFRHQRVHTGEKPYECYECGKFFSQKSYLTIHHRIHSGEKPYECSKCGKVFSRMSNLTVHYRSHSGEKPYECNECGKVFSQKSYLTVHYRTHSGEKPYECNECGKKFHHRSAFNSHQRIHRRGNLNVLDMGSLL; from the exons ATGCTTGACTTTGAGGAAATCA GGTATGACAGCACCAAACCCAATGTGATCATCAAGTTGGAGCAAGGAGAAGAGCCATGGGTAGTAGACAGCAAGTTCCtacagcagcagcattcag aaaaagtcTGGAAAGTTGGTGACTTGATAGAGAGAATCCAAGAAAATGGAGATGAATGTTCAAGGCAAGCTGTTTCTATCAACAGCAGAACCCTGACTGAGGAGAGAGAGGATGCGTTTGATAAAACATATAATGTGGAAACAAGTCTTGCTCCGTTAAATCTAACGTCTTATAATTGTATCTCATGTGGGAAGACTTTGGAATCTACTTCAGAATTAATTATTAGTGATGGAAGCTATGCAAGAAAGAAACCTGATGAGTGTAATGAATGTGGAAAAATGTATGGAGAGAAACTCTATGAATTTCATCAAAATGGGGAAGCCTGTTCTCAAAATGAAGAAAGTATTCAGAAAATTAGTATTTTGGAGAAACCCTTTGAATATAATGGATGCACAGAAGCCTTAGACAATGAAGCCGTTTTTATTACACATAAGAGCACTTATATGGGGGAGAAGTGCTATGAGTGGAATGATTCTAGACCAGACTTCATCCAGATgtcaaattttaatatataccAGAGATCACAGATGGACTTGAAGCCCTTTGAATGCCGCGAGTGTGGAAAATCCTTCtgcaaaaagtcaaaattcaTTATACATCAGAGGgctcacacaggagagaaaccttacGCATGTAATGTATGTGGGAAATCCTTCAGCCAAAAAGGAACCCTCACCGTGCATCGGAGATCACATTTAGAGGAGAAACCGTATAAGTGCAATGAGTGCGGAAAAACCTTCTGTCAAAAGTTGCACCTCACACAACACCTGAGGACTCATTCAGGAGAGAAGCCCTATGAATGTAATGAGTGTGGGAAAACCTTCTGCCAAAAGACACATCTCACCCTACACCAGAGAAACCATTCAGGAGAAAGACCCTATCCATGTAGCGAATGCGGGAAATCCTTCTCCCGCAAGTCAGCTCTTAGTGACCACCAGAGAACCCACACAGGAGAGAAGCTTTACAAATGCAATGAATGTGGGAAATCCTACTACCGGAAATCCACCCTCATCACACACCAGAGaacacacacaggagagaagccctACCAGTGCAGTGAGTGTGGGAAGTTTTTCTCTCGGGTGTCATACCTCACTATCCATTACAGGAGTCACTTAGAAGAGAAGCCCTATGAATGTAATGAGTGCGGAAAAACCTTCAACCTCAACTCAGCCTTTATCAGACATCGGAAAGTACACACAGATGAGAAGCCCCACGAATGCAGTGAGTGTGGGAAGCTCTCACACCTCACCAGCCTTCACACAACTCATCTAGGAGAGAAGCCCTATGAATGTAGTGAGTGTGGGAAAACCTTCCTTGAAAACTCAGCTTTCAATGGGCACCAGCCGCTTCCCACAGGGGAGAAGTCGTATGAATGTAACATATGCGGGAAGGTGTTCTCTGAGCTGTCGTACTACACCATACATTATAGGAGTCATTCGGAAGAGAAACCCTATGGGTGTAACGAGTGTGGGAAAACCTTCTCCCATAACTCATCCCTCTTCCGACACCAGAGAGtccacacaggagagaagccTTACGAGTGTTACGAGTGTGGGAAGTTCTTCTCTCAGAAGTCTTATCTAACGATACATCACAGGATCCACTCgggagagaaaccctatgaatgtagcAAGTGCGGGAAAGTCTTCTCTCGGATGTCAAACCTCACTGTGCACTACAGAAGCCATTCGGGAGAGAAGCCCTAcgaatgtaatgaatgtgggaaagTCTTCTCTCAGAAGTCATACCTCACTGTGCATTACAGGACTCATTCAGGAGAGAAGCCGTATGAATGTAATGAGTGTGGGAAAAAATTCCACCACAGGTCAGCCTTCAACAGCCATCAGAGAATTCACAGGAGAGGGAACTTGAATGTACTTGACATGGGAAGTCTCCTCTGA